A window of the Pseudomonas furukawaii genome harbors these coding sequences:
- a CDS encoding AAA family ATPase — MSSLHADEAYLGHYQFTHDPFAARVPGFKFFPAQRKPVLGQLHHLARYSQLMLVVSGPHGSGKTLLRQALVASTNKQAVQSLVVSARNSAEVGGLLRQIAQGLNIAQADVRSVLAQIAQLSITGQEVYLLVDDAEELDDASLENLLTLSQGNVEARAHVFLFGEDSLLERLDTLNEGEERFHVIELQPYSPEETREYLAQRLEGAGREIDLLSDEQVEDIHLQSGGWPGAINQVARDLLIEAMLAQRGAARKSPGGFSLPKKHLLALAVVGIGVVAAWMMQGRNEPAPDSAPATAEAQVDGEAGSPAVEFAGSSQPLPLPLVGEAQPVIREPLAQAAGQGEMEDAPAQEGASNVPPTVTTTAPPVGVPAGPAPAAPVQPIASAQPLPVPSKPIAVAPATPVAPAPVPAASAPEPKPAAPAAPVAKPAATQAVVKPAEKPVAAPAAPVGAGSAGGAWYRGQSGSHFALQVLGTSSESNAKAFVQQNGGQYRYFKKLHQGKALYVVTYGSFSSRSAAQAAIKSLPAKVQAGKPWPKTFASIQQEMAR, encoded by the coding sequence ATGAGCAGCCTGCACGCCGACGAGGCCTATCTCGGCCACTATCAGTTCACCCATGACCCCTTTGCCGCGCGGGTGCCCGGCTTCAAGTTCTTCCCTGCCCAGCGCAAGCCGGTGCTGGGCCAGCTTCATCATCTGGCGCGTTATAGCCAACTGATGCTGGTGGTCAGCGGCCCCCACGGGAGTGGCAAGACCCTGCTGCGCCAGGCCCTGGTGGCCAGCACCAACAAACAGGCGGTACAGAGCCTGGTGGTGTCGGCACGCAACTCGGCGGAGGTGGGGGGGCTGCTCCGGCAGATCGCCCAGGGATTGAATATCGCCCAGGCCGATGTACGTTCGGTGCTGGCCCAGATCGCCCAGTTGTCCATCACCGGCCAGGAGGTCTACCTGCTGGTGGATGACGCCGAGGAATTGGACGACGCCTCCCTCGAGAACCTGTTGACTCTGTCCCAGGGCAATGTCGAGGCCCGCGCCCATGTCTTCCTGTTCGGCGAAGATTCGCTTCTGGAACGCCTGGATACGCTAAACGAAGGCGAAGAGCGCTTCCATGTCATCGAATTGCAGCCCTACAGCCCGGAAGAAACCCGCGAGTACCTCGCCCAGCGCCTCGAAGGCGCGGGGCGTGAGATCGATCTCCTCAGTGATGAGCAGGTTGAGGATATCCACCTGCAGTCCGGCGGTTGGCCGGGCGCCATCAATCAGGTGGCGCGCGATCTCTTGATCGAGGCGATGCTCGCCCAGCGTGGCGCCGCCCGTAAATCACCAGGTGGATTCAGTCTGCCGAAGAAGCACCTGTTGGCCCTCGCCGTCGTCGGCATCGGGGTCGTCGCCGCCTGGATGATGCAGGGCCGCAACGAACCGGCGCCCGACAGCGCCCCGGCCACCGCCGAAGCCCAGGTTGACGGAGAGGCGGGCTCGCCCGCCGTCGAATTCGCCGGCTCTTCGCAGCCGCTGCCGTTGCCGTTGGTAGGGGAGGCGCAGCCGGTCATCCGTGAGCCGCTGGCCCAGGCTGCCGGTCAGGGAGAGATGGAAGACGCTCCGGCCCAGGAGGGCGCTTCCAATGTGCCGCCCACCGTGACCACCACGGCGCCTCCCGTAGGTGTGCCGGCTGGTCCGGCGCCTGCCGCGCCCGTGCAGCCCATCGCCTCTGCCCAGCCTCTGCCTGTGCCCTCCAAGCCAATCGCAGTGGCCCCCGCGACGCCTGTCGCGCCAGCACCAGTGCCAGCGGCATCGGCGCCAGAGCCCAAGCCCGCAGCGCCTGCTGCACCAGTGGCCAAGCCTGCTGCCACGCAAGCAGTGGTCAAGCCCGCCGAGAAGCCGGTCGCAGCGCCTGCCGCGCCCGTGGGTGCCGGAAGTGCGGGCGGCGCCTGGTACCGTGGCCAGTCCGGCAGCCATTTCGCGCTGCAGGTGCTTGGCACGAGTTCCGAGAGCAATGCCAAGGCCTTCGTCCAGCAGAATGGGGGGCAGTATCGTTACTTCAAGAAGCTGCACCAGGGCAAGGCGCTCTATGTGGTGACCTACGGCAGCTTCTCCAGCCGCTCCGCCGCCCAGGCCGCGATCAAGTCGCTGCCCGCCAAGGTCCAGGCCGGCAAGCCCTGGCCCAAGACCTTCGCCAGCATCCAGCAGGAGATGGCTCGCTAG
- the aroB gene encoding 3-dehydroquinate synthase has translation MRTLQVDLGERSYPIHIGSGLLSRSELFAPHIAGRQVAIVTNETVAPLYLETLTRTLQGYSVLPVVLPDGEAHKNWETLQLIFDALLGARHDRRTTIIALGGGVIGDMAGFAAACYQRGVDFIQVPTTLLSQVDSSVGGKTGINHPLGKNMVGAFYQPKAVIIDTDSLKTLPGRELSAGLAEVIKYGLICDVSFLPWLEERMPALRGLDANALTEAIERSCAAKARVVGADERESGLRAILNLGHTFGHAIETHMGYGAWLHGEAVSAGTVMALEMSSRLGWISAEERDAAIRLLRDAGLPVVPPAEMTAEHFLQHMAVDKKVLDGQLRLVLLRQVGDAVVTADYPREILEATLATDYRALAEQPGE, from the coding sequence ATGCGAACACTTCAGGTCGATCTCGGCGAGCGTAGCTATCCCATCCACATCGGTTCCGGATTGCTGTCGCGGTCGGAGCTCTTCGCGCCCCATATCGCTGGCCGGCAGGTGGCCATCGTCACCAATGAAACGGTCGCTCCGCTCTATCTGGAGACCTTGACCCGTACGCTCCAGGGCTATTCGGTGCTGCCTGTGGTCCTGCCCGATGGCGAGGCCCACAAGAACTGGGAAACCCTGCAACTGATCTTCGACGCCCTGTTGGGCGCGCGCCATGATCGCCGCACCACTATCATCGCCCTGGGTGGCGGCGTGATCGGCGACATGGCTGGATTCGCCGCGGCCTGCTACCAGCGCGGCGTCGACTTCATCCAGGTGCCGACCACGCTGCTGTCCCAGGTCGACTCCTCGGTGGGCGGCAAGACCGGGATCAACCACCCGCTGGGCAAGAACATGGTCGGTGCCTTCTACCAGCCCAAGGCCGTGATCATCGACACCGACAGCCTGAAGACCCTGCCGGGGCGCGAGCTGTCCGCCGGGCTGGCCGAGGTCATCAAGTACGGCCTGATCTGCGACGTCTCCTTCCTGCCCTGGCTGGAAGAGCGGATGCCCGCCCTGCGCGGGCTGGACGCCAACGCGCTGACCGAAGCCATCGAACGCTCCTGTGCCGCCAAGGCCCGTGTGGTCGGGGCGGACGAGCGAGAATCCGGCCTGCGCGCCATTCTCAACCTGGGCCATACCTTCGGACACGCCATCGAAACCCACATGGGCTATGGCGCATGGCTGCACGGTGAAGCGGTATCGGCCGGCACCGTCATGGCCCTGGAGATGTCCAGTCGACTGGGGTGGATTTCCGCTGAAGAGCGCGATGCCGCGATCCGCCTGTTGCGAGATGCCGGCCTTCCGGTCGTACCGCCGGCGGAGATGACGGCGGAACATTTCCTCCAGCACATGGCCGTAGACAAGAAGGTGCTCGATGGTCAACTGCGCCTGGTGCTGCTGCGCCAGGTCGGGGACGCCGTCGTCACCGCCGATTATCCGCGGGAAATTCTGGAGGCCACCCTCGCCACCGACTACCGCGCCCTGGCCGAACAGCCCGGAGAATAA
- the aroK gene encoding shikimate kinase AroK — translation MRNLILIGPMGAGKSTIGRLLAKELRLPFKDSDKEIEQRTGADIPWIFDVEGEQGFRDREQAMIEEICEEDGVVLATGGGAVLRPANRQALRAGGRVVYLHTSVEQQIERTARDRNRPLLRTADPGKVLRDLMAIRDPLYREIADIIIETDERPPRLVVQEILARLQKLPPR, via the coding sequence GTGCGAAATCTGATCCTTATTGGCCCGATGGGAGCTGGAAAAAGCACCATCGGGCGTTTGCTTGCTAAAGAACTGCGTCTTCCCTTCAAGGACTCCGATAAGGAAATCGAACAGCGTACCGGTGCCGATATCCCCTGGATATTCGATGTCGAGGGCGAACAGGGATTCAGGGACCGCGAACAGGCGATGATCGAGGAGATCTGTGAAGAGGACGGTGTCGTCCTCGCCACAGGCGGTGGCGCGGTTTTGCGCCCGGCCAATCGCCAGGCCCTGCGTGCCGGCGGGCGCGTCGTCTATCTGCACACTTCGGTGGAGCAGCAGATCGAGCGTACCGCGAGGGACCGCAATCGACCGCTGTTGCGGACCGCTGATCCGGGCAAGGTCCTGCGTGATCTGATGGCGATTCGTGATCCGCTCTATCGCGAGATCGCCGATATCATCATCGAGACGGATGAGCGGCCGCCGCGTCTGGTGGTGCAGGAAATCCTGGCGCGATTGCAGAAACTGCCGCCCCGTTAA
- the pilQ gene encoding type IV pilus secretin PilQ family protein, whose amino-acid sequence MKSSLSRLGITLLAALLSPALLAADLQSLDVAALPGDRVELKLAFDEPVVAPRGYTIEQPARIALDLPGVSNKLGTKNRELGVGNARSLTVVEAKDRTRLIINLSTLVPYSTRVEGRNLYVLVGESASAPAAPAAPRPVAAAPAPVAAPLSAAQPAKSYARVGRTIENIDFQRGEQGEGNVVITLSDPSVSPDIQEQGGRIRLNFAKTQLPEPLRVRLDVKDFATPVQFVSAAGSGNDASISIEPTGFYDYLAYQTDNKLTVSIKPLTQDDVEKRKAERFAYSGEKLSLNFQDIDVRSVLQLIADFTDLNLVASDTVQGNITLRLQNVPWDQALDLVLKTKGLDKRKVGNVLLVAPADEIAARERQELESQKQIAELAPLRRELIQVNYAKAADIAKLFQSVTSGDPSAAGTDERGSITVDDRTNSIIAYQTQDKLDELRRIVTQLDIPVRQVMIEARIVEANVDYDKALGVNWRGASVGDNNFVIGGGGNGRPAAGNANNPLLANAPFVDLGATGATSSIGIGFITDNTILDLELSAMEKTGNGEIVSQPKVVTSDKETAKILKGAEIPYQEASSSGATSTSFKEAALSLEVTPQITPDNRIIMEVKVTKDAPDFGNALNGVPPINKNEVNAKVLVNDGETIVIGGVFSNTQTKAVDKVPFLGDLPFLGRMFRRDVVQDKKSELLVFLTPRIMNNQAIAVSR is encoded by the coding sequence ATGAAAAGCTCGCTATCGCGCCTTGGTATCACGCTCTTGGCCGCCCTGCTGTCGCCGGCGCTGCTGGCGGCTGACTTGCAGTCCCTGGATGTCGCGGCCCTGCCGGGCGACAGGGTCGAACTCAAGCTGGCCTTCGACGAGCCGGTGGTGGCGCCGCGCGGATACACCATCGAGCAGCCGGCGCGCATAGCCCTGGACCTGCCTGGGGTGTCCAACAAGCTGGGCACGAAGAACCGCGAACTGGGCGTTGGCAATGCCCGCAGCCTGACCGTGGTGGAGGCCAAGGATCGCACTCGACTGATCATCAACCTGTCCACACTCGTGCCTTACAGTACGCGCGTGGAGGGTCGTAACCTCTATGTGCTGGTGGGTGAGTCCGCCTCGGCTCCGGCGGCGCCCGCCGCACCACGTCCCGTCGCCGCCGCGCCGGCGCCCGTGGCTGCGCCCCTGAGCGCCGCGCAGCCGGCCAAGAGCTATGCCCGCGTCGGACGTACCATCGAGAACATCGATTTCCAGCGTGGAGAGCAGGGTGAGGGCAATGTAGTCATCACCCTGTCCGATCCGAGCGTGAGCCCGGACATCCAGGAGCAGGGCGGTCGCATCCGCCTCAACTTCGCCAAGACCCAGTTGCCGGAACCCTTGCGTGTCCGTCTGGATGTGAAGGACTTCGCCACCCCGGTGCAGTTCGTCAGTGCCGCCGGTTCGGGCAATGACGCCAGCATCAGCATCGAGCCCACCGGCTTCTACGATTACCTGGCGTACCAGACCGACAACAAGCTGACCGTCAGCATCAAGCCGCTGACCCAGGATGACGTCGAGAAGCGCAAGGCCGAGCGTTTCGCCTACTCGGGTGAAAAGCTCTCCCTGAACTTCCAGGATATCGACGTTCGCTCGGTGCTTCAGCTGATCGCCGATTTCACTGACCTGAACCTGGTGGCGTCCGATACAGTGCAGGGCAATATCACCCTGCGGCTGCAGAACGTGCCCTGGGATCAGGCGCTGGACCTGGTGCTGAAGACCAAGGGCCTGGACAAGCGCAAGGTGGGCAATGTGCTCCTGGTGGCGCCGGCTGACGAGATCGCGGCCCGCGAGCGCCAGGAACTGGAATCGCAGAAGCAGATCGCAGAACTGGCTCCCCTGCGCCGTGAGCTGATTCAGGTGAACTATGCCAAGGCGGCTGACATCGCCAAGCTGTTCCAGTCGGTCACCAGTGGCGATCCGAGTGCCGCCGGCACCGATGAGCGCGGCTCCATCACCGTGGATGACCGGACCAACAGCATCATCGCCTACCAGACCCAGGACAAGCTGGACGAGCTGCGCCGTATCGTCACCCAACTGGATATTCCCGTCCGCCAGGTGATGATCGAGGCCCGCATCGTCGAGGCCAACGTGGACTACGACAAGGCGCTGGGCGTGAATTGGCGCGGTGCCAGCGTCGGTGACAACAACTTCGTGATCGGCGGCGGCGGCAATGGCCGTCCGGCGGCGGGTAACGCCAACAACCCGCTGCTGGCCAACGCCCCGTTCGTCGACCTGGGTGCCACCGGGGCCACTTCCAGCATCGGTATCGGCTTCATCACCGACAACACCATCCTTGACCTTGAACTGTCGGCGATGGAGAAAACCGGTAATGGCGAGATCGTTTCTCAGCCCAAGGTGGTCACTTCCGACAAGGAGACTGCAAAGATCCTGAAGGGCGCCGAGATTCCCTACCAGGAGGCGAGCTCCAGTGGCGCCACCAGCACCTCCTTCAAGGAAGCCGCGCTGTCCCTGGAGGTCACTCCGCAGATCACGCCGGACAACCGCATCATCATGGAAGTGAAGGTCACCAAGGATGCGCCGGACTTCGGCAACGCCCTGAACGGTGTACCGCCCATCAACAAGAACGAGGTTAACGCCAAGGTACTGGTGAACGATGGTGAAACCATCGTGATAGGTGGGGTATTCTCCAACACCCAAACCAAGGCGGTGGACAAGGTGCCCTTCCTCGGCGACCTGCCCTTCCTCGGCCGCATGTTCCGTCGCGACGTGGTTCAGGACAAGAAATCCGAGCTCCTGGTATTCCTCACCCCCCGCATCATGAATAACCAGGCCATTGCGGTGAGTCGCTGA
- the pilP gene encoding type 4a pilus biogenesis lipoprotein PilP has translation MSSARARLALCALMFATLSGCGVGNDFGDLQAYMDEVRARPKGSIEPLPKFQPYEAFTYSAAALRSPFQPPIKIDLTQQQKGSKDIRPDETRVKQFLEGFNIESFQMVGTLSNTGGRFALISGAGGVHRVKVGDYLGRNHGRIVAIDEAKVDVVEIVPDGEGGWLERPRTLALRERSS, from the coding sequence ATGAGTAGTGCCCGCGCCCGCCTGGCGCTCTGCGCCCTGATGTTCGCCACCTTGTCCGGCTGTGGTGTCGGCAACGATTTCGGCGACCTGCAAGCCTACATGGACGAGGTGCGCGCCCGTCCCAAGGGTTCCATCGAGCCCCTGCCGAAGTTCCAGCCCTACGAGGCCTTCACCTACAGTGCTGCAGCATTGCGCAGCCCCTTCCAGCCGCCGATCAAGATTGACCTGACGCAGCAGCAGAAGGGATCGAAGGACATCCGTCCGGACGAAACGCGGGTGAAGCAGTTCCTCGAGGGCTTCAATATCGAGTCCTTCCAGATGGTGGGCACCTTGTCCAACACGGGGGGGCGCTTCGCCCTGATCAGTGGTGCGGGAGGGGTGCACCGAGTCAAGGTGGGGGATTACCTGGGGCGCAACCACGGCCGCATCGTCGCGATCGACGAAGCCAAGGTGGATGTGGTGGAAATTGTCCCGGACGGGGAGGGCGGATGGCTGGAACGTCCGCGTACCCTCGCGCTGAGGGAGCGCTCTTCTTGA
- the pilO gene encoding type 4a pilus biogenesis protein PilO, with product MSLSESIENLRKIDLADLDLNNLGSWPLAVKVITCILLLVLVLALGYNFHLKDLESQLDSKRAEEATLKQQFATKAFQAANLEAYKDQMKEMETSFGALLRQLPSDTEVPGLLEDITRTGLGSGLEFEEIKLLPEATQQFYIELPIRISVVGGYHDLATFVSGVSSLPRIVTLHDFEIKPLDQAGGSKLRMSILAKTYRYNDKGLQK from the coding sequence ATGAGCCTGTCCGAATCCATCGAAAACCTGCGCAAGATCGATCTGGCCGATCTTGACCTGAATAACCTGGGTTCCTGGCCGCTGGCGGTCAAGGTGATCACCTGCATCCTGCTGCTCGTTCTGGTACTGGCGCTGGGGTACAACTTCCACCTCAAGGACCTGGAGAGCCAGCTGGACTCGAAGCGTGCCGAGGAGGCGACCCTCAAGCAGCAGTTCGCCACCAAGGCGTTCCAGGCGGCCAACCTGGAGGCCTACAAGGATCAGATGAAGGAGATGGAAACCTCCTTCGGCGCGTTGTTGCGCCAACTGCCGAGTGACACCGAAGTGCCTGGGCTGCTGGAGGACATTACCCGTACCGGTCTGGGCAGTGGCCTGGAGTTCGAAGAGATCAAGCTGCTGCCCGAGGCCACGCAGCAGTTCTACATCGAGCTGCCGATCCGGATCTCCGTGGTCGGTGGCTATCACGATCTGGCCACCTTCGTCAGCGGTGTGTCGAGCCTGCCGCGGATCGTCACCCTGCATGACTTCGAGATCAAGCCGCTGGATCAGGCGGGTGGTTCCAAGCTGCGCATGTCGATCCTGGCCAAGACCTATCGCTACAACGACAAGGGGCTGCAGAAATGA
- the pilN gene encoding type 4a pilus biogenesis protein PilN — protein MARINLLPWREQLREERKQRFLVALGAILAIGAGAVFLGDQYLNNAIENQQARNDYVRKEIAVLDARIKEISELKTRRQQLLERMKIIQDLQGNRPIIGRVFDQLVRTLPDGVFFTGLKMTGKSIAIVGAAESNNRVSNLMRNLDASEWLTSPNLTEVKAVTAGAVDQANVFQLTVQQTQPGVEEEEALKKSAAKPAAVKAGATKK, from the coding sequence ATGGCACGCATCAACCTACTCCCTTGGCGCGAGCAGTTACGCGAAGAACGCAAGCAGCGTTTTCTGGTGGCCCTGGGTGCGATCCTGGCCATCGGCGCTGGTGCGGTGTTCCTGGGTGACCAGTACCTGAACAACGCCATCGAGAACCAGCAGGCACGCAATGATTATGTGCGCAAGGAAATTGCCGTTCTGGATGCGCGAATCAAGGAGATCAGCGAGCTCAAGACCCGCCGTCAGCAACTCCTTGAGCGGATGAAGATCATCCAGGACCTGCAGGGCAACCGTCCGATCATCGGTCGCGTGTTCGACCAGTTGGTGCGGACCCTGCCCGATGGCGTCTTCTTCACCGGCCTGAAAATGACCGGCAAGAGCATCGCCATCGTGGGGGCGGCGGAGTCGAACAATCGGGTTTCCAACCTCATGCGCAACCTGGATGCGTCCGAGTGGTTGACCTCGCCCAACCTCACCGAAGTGAAGGCCGTCACAGCCGGGGCGGTGGATCAGGCCAACGTCTTCCAGCTCACCGTGCAGCAGACCCAGCCGGGGGTCGAAGAGGAAGAGGCCCTCAAGAAATCCGCCGCCAAGCCTGCGGCCGTCAAGGCAGGAGCCACGAAAAAATGA
- a CDS encoding pilus assembly protein PilM, whose amino-acid sequence MLGLFNKKANSLLGIDISSTSVKLLELSRSGTRYKVESYAVEPLPPNAVVEKNIAELEGVGQAISRVITKARTGVKAAAVAVAGSAVITKTIEMEAGLSDDDMENQLKIEADQYIPYPLEEVAIDFEVQGPSARNPDRVDVLLAACRKENVEVREAALALAGLNAKVVDVEAYALERAYSLLSAQLGDAHDGLTVAVVDIGATMTTLSVLHNGRTIYTREQLFGGRQLTEEIQRRYGLSVEEAGLAKKQGGLPDDYDSEVLQPFKDAVVQQVSRSLQFFFAAGQFNDVDYILLAGGTASIPDLDRLIQQRIGTPTLVANPFADMALSSKVNAGALASDAPALMIACGLAMRSFD is encoded by the coding sequence GTGCTAGGGCTCTTCAATAAGAAAGCGAATTCGCTGTTGGGGATCGACATAAGCTCGACCTCAGTCAAGCTCCTTGAATTGAGTCGCTCGGGAACCCGCTACAAGGTGGAGTCCTACGCCGTCGAGCCGCTCCCGCCAAACGCAGTGGTCGAGAAGAACATTGCCGAACTGGAGGGGGTAGGGCAGGCGATTTCCCGGGTGATCACCAAGGCCCGCACCGGCGTCAAGGCCGCAGCGGTGGCCGTTGCCGGTTCGGCGGTGATCACCAAGACCATCGAGATGGAAGCCGGGCTCTCCGATGATGACATGGAGAACCAGCTGAAGATCGAGGCCGATCAGTACATCCCCTATCCGCTGGAGGAGGTGGCCATCGATTTCGAGGTCCAGGGCCCTTCCGCGCGCAACCCTGATCGTGTCGACGTGCTGCTGGCCGCCTGTCGGAAGGAGAACGTCGAGGTCCGCGAGGCCGCCCTTGCGCTGGCCGGACTCAATGCAAAGGTGGTGGATGTCGAGGCCTATGCCCTTGAGCGCGCCTACTCCCTGCTTTCTGCGCAGTTGGGCGACGCCCATGATGGGCTGACGGTGGCCGTCGTCGACATCGGCGCCACCATGACTACGCTCAGCGTCCTGCACAACGGTCGAACCATCTATACCCGCGAGCAGCTTTTCGGTGGCCGCCAGCTCACCGAGGAAATACAGCGCCGCTATGGGCTGTCGGTGGAGGAGGCCGGCCTCGCCAAGAAGCAGGGCGGTCTTCCGGATGACTACGACAGCGAGGTGTTGCAACCGTTCAAGGATGCCGTCGTCCAGCAGGTTTCCCGTTCCCTCCAGTTCTTCTTCGCCGCAGGCCAGTTCAACGATGTGGACTACATCCTGCTGGCGGGGGGCACGGCATCGATTCCCGACCTGGATCGTCTGATCCAGCAGCGAATCGGCACGCCGACCTTGGTAGCCAATCCCTTCGCCGACATGGCGTTGAGCAGCAAGGTCAACGCCGGTGCGCTGGCCAGTGATGCGCCGGCACTGATGATTGCCTGCGGTCTGGCCATGAGGAGTTTCGACTGA
- a CDS encoding penicillin-binding protein 1A — protein sequence MRRSPVRFADIPPDFIQALLAAEDDNFANHYGVDLTSLMRAATQLLKTGHIQTGGSTITMQVAKNYFLTSERSFSRKINEILLALQIERELSKNEILELYVNKIYLGNRAYGIEAAAQVYYGKSIRELSLAQMAMIAGLPKAPSRFNPLVNPTRSKERRDWILGRMYKLGRIDEARYQLAINEPIDASYHVPTPELAAPYVAEMARAEMVGRYGSDAYTEGFRVTTTVPSNLQEAANTALREGLIEYDQRHGYRGPETRLPGMTRETWLQELAKQKSLGGLEPAIVTQVEKSGILVLTRNGQEEAVGWDTMKWARPFLNTNSLGPRPQQPADVTQVGDLVRVQRQPDGSLRFVQLPAAQSALVSLDPENGAIRALVGGFSFEQSNYNRAAQAKRQPGSSFKPFLYAAALDNGFTAASLVNDAPIVFQEAGMEEAWRPKNDNNTFLGPIRLREALYKSRNLVSIRVLQAVGIDYALNYVSRFGFNKDDLPRNLSLALGTANLTPLEIAGGWSVFANGGYKVQPYLIERIESRDGKSLFVANPPRVPQGEEQPETTAQSSAAPDTLLASVDTSTPQSQSPAVAERIVDPRTTYILNSMLQDVIKRGTGRRALAMGRTDIAGKTGTTNESKDSWFSGYNADLVTTVWAGFDQPESLGRHEYGGTVALPIWMNYMSAALKDKPPHVQAEPAGLLTLRIDSLSGRAASPGMPDAFFELFKSEDTPPPMSEFEPGLAIPGSPLPADEAAPIDLF from the coding sequence ATGCGCCGCTCCCCGGTGCGTTTCGCCGACATCCCGCCGGATTTCATCCAGGCACTGCTGGCCGCCGAGGATGACAATTTCGCAAATCATTATGGCGTCGACCTTACCAGCCTGATGCGCGCTGCCACGCAATTATTGAAGACCGGCCACATCCAGACAGGCGGCAGCACCATCACCATGCAGGTGGCGAAGAACTACTTCCTCACCAGCGAAAGAAGTTTCTCTCGCAAGATCAATGAAATACTGCTGGCCCTGCAGATTGAACGGGAACTCAGCAAGAACGAGATCCTTGAACTTTATGTGAACAAGATCTACCTCGGGAATCGTGCTTACGGTATCGAGGCTGCCGCGCAGGTCTATTACGGCAAGTCCATTCGCGAACTCAGCCTGGCGCAGATGGCCATGATTGCCGGCCTGCCCAAAGCCCCCTCGCGCTTCAACCCTCTGGTCAACCCGACCCGCAGCAAGGAGCGCAGGGACTGGATCCTCGGTCGCATGTACAAGCTGGGCCGCATCGACGAGGCCCGTTATCAACTGGCGATCAACGAACCCATCGACGCGAGCTACCACGTCCCCACCCCGGAACTGGCCGCCCCCTACGTTGCCGAGATGGCCCGCGCCGAAATGGTCGGCCGTTACGGCAGCGACGCCTACACCGAAGGCTTCCGCGTCACGACCACCGTGCCCAGCAATCTGCAGGAAGCCGCCAATACGGCCCTGCGGGAAGGCCTGATCGAGTACGACCAGCGCCATGGCTATCGCGGACCGGAAACCCGCCTTCCCGGCATGACACGGGAAACCTGGCTACAGGAGCTGGCCAAGCAGAAATCCCTCGGAGGCCTGGAGCCTGCGATCGTGACCCAGGTAGAGAAGAGCGGCATCCTGGTATTGACCCGCAACGGCCAGGAAGAGGCGGTGGGCTGGGACACCATGAAATGGGCGCGTCCCTTCCTCAACACCAACAGCCTGGGCCCTCGGCCGCAGCAGCCGGCCGACGTCACCCAGGTAGGCGACCTGGTCCGCGTGCAGCGCCAGCCCGATGGCAGCCTGCGCTTCGTCCAGTTGCCCGCGGCCCAGAGCGCCCTGGTCTCCCTCGATCCGGAGAATGGCGCCATCCGCGCGCTGGTGGGCGGTTTCTCCTTCGAGCAAAGCAACTACAACCGTGCCGCACAGGCCAAGCGCCAGCCGGGATCCAGCTTCAAACCCTTCCTTTATGCCGCCGCCCTGGACAACGGTTTCACCGCCGCGAGCCTGGTAAACGACGCCCCTATCGTCTTCCAGGAGGCGGGCATGGAAGAAGCCTGGCGCCCGAAGAACGACAACAACACCTTCCTGGGCCCCATCCGCCTGCGAGAGGCCCTCTACAAGTCGCGCAACCTGGTGTCGATCCGCGTCCTGCAGGCCGTCGGTATCGACTACGCCCTGAACTACGTCAGCCGCTTCGGCTTCAACAAGGATGACCTGCCACGCAACCTGTCCCTGGCCCTGGGTACCGCCAACCTGACACCCCTGGAAATCGCGGGTGGCTGGAGCGTCTTCGCCAATGGTGGCTACAAGGTCCAGCCCTACCTGATCGAGCGTATCGAGAGCCGGGATGGCAAGTCGCTGTTCGTCGCCAATCCGCCCCGGGTTCCCCAGGGCGAAGAACAGCCCGAAACCACAGCCCAGAGCAGTGCGGCGCCGGACACCCTGCTGGCCTCGGTCGATACCTCGACTCCCCAATCTCAATCCCCTGCCGTCGCGGAGCGCATCGTCGACCCACGCACCACCTACATCCTCAACAGCATGCTGCAGGACGTCATCAAGCGGGGTACCGGACGCCGCGCGCTGGCCATGGGCCGCACCGACATCGCGGGCAAGACCGGCACCACCAACGAGTCGAAGGACAGCTGGTTCTCCGGCTACAACGCCGACCTCGTCACGACCGTCTGGGCAGGCTTCGATCAACCGGAAAGCCTGGGTCGTCACGAATACGGGGGCACCGTAGCCTTGCCGATCTGGATGAACTACATGAGCGCCGCGCTCAAGGACAAGCCACCTCATGTCCAGGCCGAGCCCGCCGGTCTCCTGACCCTGCGCATCGACTCACTGAGTGGCCGCGCAGCAAGCCCCGGCATGCCGGACGCCTTCTTCGAGCTGTTCAAGAGCGAGGACACGCCTCCGCCCATGAGCGAGTTCGAACCCGGCCTCGCCATCCCCGGCAGCCCACTGCCCGCCGACGAAGCGGCCCCCATCGACCTGTTCTAG